Proteins from a single region of Acanthochromis polyacanthus isolate Apoly-LR-REF ecotype Palm Island chromosome 11, KAUST_Apoly_ChrSc, whole genome shotgun sequence:
- the lrrc71 gene encoding leucine-rich repeat-containing protein 71 has translation MLTSFNFCLVFNYSAPSLHFDFRTQKMSPKRHSKEKTNAEDEASKTGQTPNETLPVQTFDEYQCSGNVEADFPRLCALLDVKDIPTVYTKRLTASGQNTEDNQSLTRAAPFWSKPCLKVEVDNRDRLGAKSMKISGWKVTEQIFRVLQKMLPSVIQLQSLRFWQAGLTDQMLISLVNTISLCTSLKAVTLEGNVLPEQSYHLLLSEDSLLTHLSLRNNRIGDEGARLIGSALSTSRSANKNLLSLNLAFNSIGDAGAAHIAQGLRLNRALLFLSLSNNRIGDSGAAHLATVLREFALTHEEVVERRKLLLQRTQSTFNRSDSDQSSTEQLASVRCSTSMSKGESKGKKKEASKKEKKSAGNKENHKSSKKSSDAKTHQGKGGKQREKHLSANEDKAGFSQSEAESMEAVNPLLDKSVHHSDGQLFLPGNTTLSSLNLAGNRITEKSLPLFVASLEAQGEGGGLLRLCLQRNLFPPECECYMKIKELMH, from the exons GTCAGACTCCAAATGAAACATTGCCCGTGCAGACCTTCG ATGAATATCAGTGCTCAGGAAATGTGGAGGCTGACTTCCCCAGGCTTTGTGCTCTTCTGGATGTGAAGGATATCCCAACTGTCTACACCAAACGCCTAACAGCCTCAGGGCAGAATACAG AAGACAACCAGTCACTAACACGTGCTGCACCTTTCTGGTCAAAGCCATGTCTTAAAGTGGAAGTGGATAACAGAGACCGCCTCGGTGCCAAGAGCATGAAGATTTCTG GGTGGAAGGTGACCGAGCAGATTTTCCGAGTGCTGCAGAAGATGCTTCCCTCCGTGATCCAGCTACAGAGCCTTCG GTTTTGGCAGGCCGGACTGACAGATCAAATGCTAATCTCCCTCGTGAACACAATATCTCTGTGCACCAGCCTCAA GGCTGTGACACTGGAGGGCAACGTTCTCCCGGAGCAGAGCTACCACCTTCTCCTCTCTGAAGACAGCCT CCTCACCCACTTGTCGCTGAGAAATAATCGGATAGGAGATGAAGGCGCTCGTCTGATTGGCTCGGCTCTCTCGACAAGCCGGTCTGCTAACAAGAACCTCCTGTCACTCAACCTGGCCTTCAATTCTATTGGTGATGCAGGAGCCGCACATATCGCACAG GGCCTGCGGTTGAATCGTGCGTTGCTGTTTCTCTCGCTGTCCAACAATCGGATTGGCGACTCAGGAGCTGCTCATCTGGCCACG GTACTCAGGGAGTTCGCTTTGACTCACGAAGAAGTGGTGGAGaggaggaagctgctgctgcaaagAACTCAGTCT ACTTTTAATCGGTCTGATTCTGACCAATCGTCCACTGAGCAGCTCGCCTCAGTACGCTGCAGCACTTCAATGAGCAAAGGGGAGagcaaaggcaaaaaaaag GAAGCCtcgaaaaaggagaaaaaatcaGCAGGCAACAAAGAAAACCACAAATCTAGCAAGAAAT CCTCAGATGCAAAGACGCATCAAGGTAAAGGAgggaagcagagagagaaacaccTCTCTGCAAACGAG GATAAAGCAGGTTTTTCCCAGAGTGAG GCTGAGTCGATGGAGGCGGTGAACCCTCTGCTGGACAAGTCGGTGCATCACAGCGACGGACAGCTCTTCCTGCCTGGAAACACCACTCTCTCCTCCCTCAACCTGGCAG GAAACAGAATTACAGAGAAGTCGCTGCCTTTGTTTGTGGCTTCGCTGGAGGCGCAGGGTGAAGGAGGAGGCCTGCTGCGTCTCTGTCTGCAG AGAAACCTCTTCCCACCAGAGTGTGAGTGTTACATGAAGATAAAGGAGCTGATGCACTGA